One Halosegnis longus DNA window includes the following coding sequences:
- a CDS encoding branched-chain amino acid ABC transporter permease, whose product MSGALDSAPDVEGNERLLAGAGLLALVIAPFILGPFQMGLLAEVLIFGIFATAFNLLYGYTGLLSFGHGMFFAVAGYTMAKTVQVVGPMLSFGELFGGASVLATWLFGLVLAILVTVLVAMAIGYLAVQLEEIYFAMITLSFTMAIYAIANQDIIGTLLEFLGIGNGTFTNGSDGLTFTLGEVDLFGFTFTLVDIADPFAYYFFTIAIFSVTMYLLYRIVKSPFGTVCKAIRENPERASALGIDITRHSWVTFVISGGFSGLAGGLLIPLFTNVTPRYAYWSFSAEPVLMTVIGGPYSFFGPLVGAFSYRYLRWFISRFEMLEAYWQFSFGLLLLLVVLFVANGIIGAPKQIRSWLDSRGE is encoded by the coding sequence ATGAGCGGAGCACTCGATTCAGCGCCGGACGTCGAGGGCAACGAGCGACTGCTCGCGGGAGCCGGCCTGCTCGCGCTCGTCATCGCTCCGTTCATCCTCGGGCCGTTCCAGATGGGGCTGCTCGCGGAGGTGCTCATCTTCGGCATCTTCGCGACGGCGTTCAACCTGTTGTACGGCTACACCGGCCTGCTCTCGTTCGGTCACGGGATGTTCTTTGCCGTCGCCGGCTACACGATGGCGAAGACCGTCCAGGTCGTCGGACCGATGCTCAGCTTCGGCGAACTGTTCGGCGGCGCGAGCGTGCTCGCGACGTGGCTCTTCGGGCTCGTCTTAGCGATACTAGTCACCGTGCTCGTGGCGATGGCCATCGGCTATCTGGCCGTCCAACTCGAAGAGATCTACTTCGCGATGATTACCCTCTCGTTTACGATGGCGATTTACGCCATTGCGAACCAGGATATCATCGGAACGTTGCTCGAGTTCTTGGGAATTGGCAACGGCACCTTCACCAACGGGTCGGACGGGCTGACATTCACCCTCGGAGAGGTGGACCTCTTCGGCTTCACGTTCACGCTGGTGGACATCGCCGACCCGTTCGCCTACTACTTCTTCACCATCGCCATCTTCTCGGTGACGATGTATCTGCTGTACCGCATCGTCAAGTCACCGTTCGGAACGGTGTGTAAGGCGATTCGTGAGAATCCGGAGCGGGCGAGCGCGCTCGGTATCGACATCACGCGCCACTCGTGGGTGACGTTCGTCATCTCGGGCGGCTTCTCCGGGCTGGCGGGGGGACTGCTCATCCCGCTGTTCACGAACGTCACGCCCCGGTACGCCTACTGGTCGTTCTCGGCAGAGCCGGTGTTGATGACCGTCATCGGCGGCCCGTACTCCTTCTTCGGGCCGCTGGTCGGCGCGTTCAGCTACCGCTACCTCCGATGGTTCATCAGCCGCTTCGAGATGCTGGAGGCGTACTGGCAGTTCAGCTTCGGCCTCCTCCTGCTGTTGGTCGTGCTGTTCGTCGCCAACGGCATCATCGGTGCGCCGAAACAGATTCGCTCGTGGCTCGACTCCCGCGGCGAGTAA